Proteins co-encoded in one Papaver somniferum cultivar HN1 chromosome 5, ASM357369v1, whole genome shotgun sequence genomic window:
- the LOC113282072 gene encoding probable auxin efflux carrier component 1c, which translates to MISLSDFDHVMTAVVPLYVAMILAYGSVKWWKIFSPDQCSGINRFVALFAVPLLSFHFISTNNPYTMNVRFIAADTLQKLMVLSVLFVWCKLSKRGCLEWTITLFSVSTLPNTLVMGIPLLKGMYGEFSGSLMVQIVVLQCIIWYTLMLFLFEYRGAKLLITEQFPDTAGSIVSITVDSDVMSLDGRHDLLETEAEIKEDGKLHVTVRKSNASRSEIFSRRSHGFSSTTPRPSNLTNAEIYSLQSSRNPTPRGSSFNHTDFYSMVAGGNGVAGRTSNFGASDVYGLNNTSRGPTPRPSNYEDDTNNKSRFPHHAPTGTHYPAPNPGMFSPTTASKPVPGSTTTATLTNTVNNSTTSAKKPNGGAGGGGQVQKSEEGTKDLHMFVWSSSASPVSDVFGGGQDYGAIHQDQSTKEVKMAVSPGKGDQVHHNMHHHHHQQQQEEYLEREEFTFGNRGVGVEMEEPTKISDSRGKAMPPTSVMTRLILIMVWRKLIRNPNTYSSLIGLIWSLVCFRWHVEMPAIIAKSVSILSDAGLGMAMFSLGLFMALQPRIIACGNTIAAFTMGVRFLAGPAVMAAASFAVGLKGDLLHVAIVQAALPQGIVPFVFAKEYNVHPDILSTGVIFGMLIALPITLVYYILLGL; encoded by the exons ATGATCAGTTTATCAGATTTCGATCATGTTATGACAGCAGTGGTACCACTATATGTAGCTATGATATTAGCTTATGGTTCTGTAAAATGGTGGAAAATATTCTCACCTGATCAATGTTCCGGTATCAACAGATTTGTTGCTCTGTTCGCTGTACCACTTCTATCCTTCCATTTCATCTCTACAAACAATCCATACACCATGAACGTACGCTTCATTGCAGCTGATACACTTCAAAAACTCATGGTTTTATCAGTACTATTCGTCTGGTGTAAGCTAAGTAAAAGAGGTTGTTTAGAATGGACGATAACATTATTCTCTGTTTCAACACTTCCAAATACTCTTGTCATGGGTATTCCATTACTCAAAGGAATGTATGGTGAATTCTCTGGTAGTTTAATGGTTCAAATTGTCGTTCTTCAATGTATTATTTGGTATACGTTGATGTTGTTCTTGTTTGAATACAGAGGAGCTAAGTTGCTTATAACTGAACAGTTCCCTGATACTGCTGGTTCAATTGTATCAATAACAGTTGATTCAGATGTCATGTCTTTAGATGGTAGACATGATTTGTTAGAGACTGAAGCTGAGATTAAAGAAGATGGTAAACTTCATGTCACTGTTAGGAAATCAAATGCATCAAGGTCTGAAATCTTTTCAAGAAGATCACATGGtttttcatcaacaacaccaagACCATCAAATCTAACTAATGCAGAAATCTATTCACTTCAATCATCAAGAAATCCAACTCCTAGGGGTTCAAGTTTTAATCATACAGATTTCTATTCAATGGTTGCTGGTGGTAATGGTGTTGCTGGTAGAACTTCAAATTTTGGTGCTTCTGATGTTTATGGACTTAACAATACATCAAGAGGTCCAACTCCAAGACCATCAAACTATGAAGATGATACTAATAACAAATCAAGATTTCCTCATCATGCTCCTACTGGTACACATTATCCTGCTCCTAACCCTGGAATGTTTTCTCCTACTACTGCTTCAAAACCTGTTCCTGGCTCCACAACTACTGCTACTCTCACTAATACTGTTAATAATAGTACTACTAGTGCCAAGAAGCCTaatggtggtgctggtggtggtggtcaaGTACAAAAATCAGAAGAAGGAACAAAAGACCTTCATATGTTTGTTTGGAGTTCAAGTGCTTCTCCTGTTTCTGATGTTTTTGGTGGTGGTCAAGATTATGGAGCTATTCATCAAGATCAGTCCACTAAAGAAGTTAAAATGGCTGTTTCCCCTGGCAAAg GTGATCAAGTTCATCATAAtatgcatcatcatcatcatcaacaacaacaggaAGAGTATTTAGAAAGAGAGGAATTCACTTTTGGTAACAGAGGAGTAGGAGTTGAAATGGAAGAACCTACAAAGATCAGTGATAGTAGAGGAAAAGCAATGCCACCAACCAGTGTCATGACAAGACTTATCCTGATCATGGTTTGGAGAAAACTCATCAGAAATCCAAACACTTATTCAAGTTTAATTGGTTTAATCTGGTCTCTTGTTTGTTTCAG GTGGCATGTTGAGATGCCAGCCATTATAGCCAAGTCCGTTTCCATACTGTCTGATGCAGGTCTTGGCATGGCCATGTTCAGTCTTG GGTTATTCATGGCATTGCAACCAAGGATCATAGCATGTGGGAATACCATAGCAGCTTTTACTATGGGTGTGAGATTCCTTGCAGGCCCAGCTGTTATGGCAGctgcttcttttgctgttggtcTTAAGGGTGATCTCTTACATGTCGCCATTGTACAG GCAGCTCTACCACAAGGAATTGTCCCCTTTGTATTTGCTAAAGAATATAACGTACATCCTGATATCCTCAGCACTGG GGTTATCTTTGGGATGTTAATTGCGCTACCAATAACACTGGTTTACTACATTCTGTTGGGGCTTTAA